The genomic stretch AGCCACGGGGGCGCGGGCCGCGGCGCGTGTCCTTAGCACGCCCCACGCCGACCCGACAGCCACCGAGGTGGATGAGGTCAGTGACCGGAGTGCTCGGGGAGGATGAGGAAGTTTTGCATCATGCCCGTGTCCTCGTGCGGCAGGATGTGGCAGTGGTACACCGCCTTGCCCGTCCACTGCTTGAACTTGGACCGGATGACCACGGTGTGGTCGGCCGGAATCCAGATCGTGTCCTGGATGGTGCCCGGCGCGAACGGTGTCACCACCCCCGTCGACAGGTTCTTGATCGAGATCACCTCGAACGAGTTGACGTGGATGTGGAACGGGTGGCCCTCCGAGCCGCCCTCCATCATGCTGGGCACGGTCAGGTGCCACTCCTCCACGTCGCCCACGTTCACGACCGCCTGCACCGAGCGCTCGTCGTAGACGGCGTTGTTGATCATGAAGTCCAGCTTGATGAGCGGGTTCAGTCCTCCCTCGAACTGCATGCTGAAGACCACGTTGCGGACGCGCTTGACCTCGTCGGGCGAGATCAGCGGGTACTCCCGCGTCGGGACCGGGAGCGCCGTCGGCATCGCCATCGTCACCGGGTCGCCCGCGACCTCGATCTCGGCCAGCACGCGCGGGCTGCTGTAGAGGAACTGCGCGCACTGCGCGAGTTGCATCACCTTGTAGACGCCCGGCGTGGCGTTCGCGCGCAGCATGAAGCTGGCGCGGTTGGCCGGGGCCAGCAGGAGCTGCTGGTCCGGGTAGGCGTTCGTGATCGGCACCGCGGGCCGCAGCTGCGGCGTCGGGAAGTTGACGCCGTCGAGTTCGATCACCTGTAGGTCGTGCCCCTCCACCGCGATCGGCATGACGTTGTCCGACATCGCGTTCAGCAGCCGGAAGCGCGCCACCTCGCCCGGCCGCATCGTGATGCGCGGGACCGCGAGTTGCGTGCCCAGCGGCATCGCCGCCGGGTCGAACTGGACGGTCGGCGGGCAGCCGGGCGGCGTCACCTTGGGACCGGTCCCAAAGTTGTGGTCCTCGCGGAAGAACGGCTCCCCGTTGACGAGGTAGTAGCGCCGCTTGTAGTCGCCCGTCGAGAACCCGCCCTTGAGGTCGGGCGCCGGGATCATGGTCTCGGTGGACGGATCCCAGATCTCGACCTGGTTGCCCAGCGTGTCCCACAGGCTGTTTTGCTTGGGCTCGTACTCCCACACGTCCGACCCGTCCTCGCTGGGGAACAGGCCGATGTCGTTGAACACGAGGAAGTGCTCGGCGGCCGCGGCCACCTCGGGCACCTCGTCGACCGGCCCGCGGACCACGATGCCCCCCGCCATGCCGGTCACCGCCTGCACCACCGTCGAGCCGTGGTGGTGGGGGTGATACCAGTAGAGCCCGTCCGGCTGGTCGTCCGGAATCGGGATCTCGTAGACGAGGTCCTCGCCGGGCCGCACCGCGATCATCTCCGCCGTCGGGTCGCTCGTGCCGACGGGCTGGAACAGGTGCGGGATGACGCTCAGCCCGTGGAAGTGCAGGTTGGTCGTGTCGAGCGCGTGCGGCACGTTGTGGTCGCCCGTCCACCCCGCCGAGTCGGTCGGCGGGAGGCGGTTCTCCAGCCTGACGCGGAGGTGGTCGCCGGGGCGGAGTTCGAGCAGCGGCCCGGGGATCTGGCCGTTGTAGGCGCGGAGGCGGGCCCGGGTCTCGGTGCCCGTGCTGGCCTCGAACGTGCGCTCGACGCGCTCGGCCGTCAGCGTCACGTCCACGACGCGCCCGGAGCGGACGACCTCGGGGGCGGCGCCGGCCGAGCCGTCGCCCGAGGTGGGCGCGGTGGCCGCCTCGACGGCCTGGCAGCCGGCGAGCGGCAGGAGCGGGGCGGCCGCAGCGGCCCCGCCGACGGTGCTCAGGAACGAGCGGCGGGAGTAGCGGCTCATGGACGCCAGGCCGACGCGACCGTCGGGGTGGCACCACCGTCCAGCGTGCAGCCCTTCGGCTCCTGATTCACGGTGAACGTCTGGTACTGGGTGAAGGCCACCGACAGCTGCATCGACGTGTCGAGGTTCAGCGCGTCGGGGTACTGGCCGCCGTGGTAGGCGTCCGGGAAGAGGTTGTTGAAGAAGTAGTCCGCGTTCTCGGCCGAGTACTCCTCGCAGATGCCCGAGTAGCCGAACGACGGCGGCACGTTGGTGCCCATCTCGGAGATGCCCGAGGCCGCCGCGTACGCCGACGCGTGGCACGACATGCAAGACGATAGCTTGTTGTCGACTGGCCCGGCCAGCCGACCTCGGCACCCGAAGTGCTCGTAGATGGCCGTCGAGTCCTCGGTCATCGCCACGTTCAGGACGCCCTGGCGCGCGGGCACGCTGTCGGCCTCCTCGACCGCTGGGAACGTGTCGGGGTCG from Rubrivirga sp. SAORIC476 encodes the following:
- a CDS encoding multicopper oxidase family protein is translated as MSRYSRRSFLSTVGGAAAAAPLLPLAGCQAVEAATAPTSGDGSAGAAPEVVRSGRVVDVTLTAERVERTFEASTGTETRARLRAYNGQIPGPLLELRPGDHLRVRLENRLPPTDSAGWTGDHNVPHALDTTNLHFHGLSVIPHLFQPVGTSDPTAEMIAVRPGEDLVYEIPIPDDQPDGLYWYHPHHHGSTVVQAVTGMAGGIVVRGPVDEVPEVAAAAEHFLVFNDIGLFPSEDGSDVWEYEPKQNSLWDTLGNQVEIWDPSTETMIPAPDLKGGFSTGDYKRRYYLVNGEPFFREDHNFGTGPKVTPPGCPPTVQFDPAAMPLGTQLAVPRITMRPGEVARFRLLNAMSDNVMPIAVEGHDLQVIELDGVNFPTPQLRPAVPITNAYPDQQLLLAPANRASFMLRANATPGVYKVMQLAQCAQFLYSSPRVLAEIEVAGDPVTMAMPTALPVPTREYPLISPDEVKRVRNVVFSMQFEGGLNPLIKLDFMINNAVYDERSVQAVVNVGDVEEWHLTVPSMMEGGSEGHPFHIHVNSFEVISIKNLSTGVVTPFAPGTIQDTIWIPADHTVVIRSKFKQWTGKAVYHCHILPHEDTGMMQNFLILPEHSGH